One Longimicrobium sp. genomic window carries:
- a CDS encoding Minf_1886 family protein: MDGAVLAEPIMERLRKRNPAYHETAYLFILAALHFTIERVGEARHITGRELAEGARDLAIERFGLMARSVLEYWGIRTTRDLGELVFALVDCGVLVKQDGDCVRDFEGVFCFRDAFEQNYPWCCSRQTQDS; this comes from the coding sequence ATGGATGGAGCCGTGCTCGCCGAGCCCATCATGGAGCGGTTGAGGAAACGCAACCCCGCGTATCACGAAACCGCGTACCTCTTCATCCTTGCCGCCCTCCACTTCACCATCGAGCGCGTGGGTGAGGCCCGCCACATCACCGGCCGCGAGCTGGCCGAAGGGGCCCGCGACCTGGCGATCGAGCGCTTCGGGCTGATGGCCCGCTCCGTCCTGGAGTACTGGGGCATCCGCACCACCCGCGACCTGGGCGAGCTGGTGTTCGCGCTGGTGGACTGCGGGGTGCTCGTAAAGCAGGACGGCGACTGTGTGCGCGACTTCGAGGGCGTGTTCTGCTTCCGCGACGCCTTCGAGCAGAACTATCCCTGGTGCTGCTCGCGCCAGACGCAGGATTCCTGA
- a CDS encoding YigZ family protein, with product MSDTFTTLAAPAEAQMREKASTFLAYAAPVESEAEARAILADRGKALWDATHHCSAWSLRGGTRRANDGGEPGGSAGPPILAAIEGAGLTDCVVIVTRYYGGTKLGVGGLVRAYGDAAAASLQAAPRRVGTYAERLAVRYAYEHTAAVMRALERGGAEEVEHGYAPEGNAGTVDFTLPRGRVQALADELREATAGAVAPERGGECVLYRNAKT from the coding sequence GTGTCCGACACCTTCACCACCCTCGCCGCGCCCGCCGAGGCGCAGATGCGCGAAAAGGCCTCGACGTTCCTGGCCTACGCGGCGCCGGTGGAGAGCGAGGCAGAAGCGCGCGCCATTCTCGCCGACCGCGGCAAGGCCCTGTGGGACGCCACCCACCACTGCTCGGCGTGGTCGCTGCGCGGCGGAACGCGGCGGGCGAACGACGGGGGCGAGCCCGGTGGCAGCGCGGGCCCACCCATCTTGGCGGCCATCGAGGGCGCGGGGCTCACCGACTGCGTGGTGATCGTCACCCGCTACTATGGCGGAACCAAGCTGGGGGTCGGCGGGCTGGTGCGCGCGTACGGCGACGCGGCCGCCGCGTCGCTGCAGGCGGCGCCCCGGCGCGTGGGCACGTACGCCGAGCGGCTGGCCGTGCGCTACGCGTACGAGCACACGGCCGCGGTCATGCGGGCGCTGGAGCGCGGCGGGGCGGAGGAGGTGGAGCACGGCTACGCGCCCGAGGGCAACGCAGGGACGGTGGATTTCACCCTGCCGCGGGGCCGCGTCCAGGCCCTCGCGGACGAGCTGCGGGAGGCGACGGCGGGCGCCGTTGCACCGGAGCGCGGGGGCGAATGCGTGCTCTATCGGAACGCGAAAACCTGA
- a CDS encoding tetratricopeptide repeat protein, whose amino-acid sequence MSSLRRSESTVEELLALVPELDDLELLRLRVIRAAVPDPGRAWDSSSAYTTVDKRIVSAEDVERSIGEAEESLRQYVTSLYEGLRPVFRAYYEGRDSESADLLVQLGERMEASGRLKGARQCYRSALTLALPLIEKGPQILALRRIARVAVALADFQEAAQYYDRSAQLARDDGDLRGELVARTGTANVLVWQGRWPEAELKYREALALIGTVEPAEFAQELVPLFYNLGMLATRMARLGEAEEWLARAFQLAENGESTVDLAACHINLAQLREKQGRFEEAHAAYDQARALPVPPAILSAIASDLADLSIRDGHVSQAEEWGRVAEEHAIAAGSAYILGRMYQGRGNIARARGDEDGFTFYEKALEISREKGYPYLEAETLADYAELRRQSGGVEEASAYLERARDIFNELGAVRDVARVQSTLSELAASIQVPVVAGD is encoded by the coding sequence ATGTCTTCTCTCCGTCGCTCCGAGTCCACCGTCGAAGAACTCCTGGCTCTCGTCCCCGAACTGGACGACTTGGAGCTGCTTCGGCTACGCGTGATCCGCGCTGCTGTTCCCGACCCGGGTAGGGCGTGGGACAGTTCCAGCGCGTACACGACCGTCGACAAACGCATCGTATCGGCGGAGGATGTGGAGAGGTCGATCGGAGAGGCAGAAGAGAGCCTGCGCCAGTACGTCACAAGCCTGTACGAGGGCCTGCGGCCGGTGTTCCGGGCGTACTACGAGGGGCGGGACAGCGAATCCGCTGATTTGCTGGTGCAGTTGGGTGAGCGGATGGAGGCTTCGGGGCGCCTGAAGGGCGCCCGCCAGTGCTACCGTTCGGCGCTCACGCTGGCGCTGCCTCTGATCGAAAAGGGGCCACAAATCCTTGCGCTCCGGCGCATCGCGCGTGTCGCGGTGGCGCTCGCCGATTTCCAGGAAGCGGCGCAGTACTATGACCGCAGTGCCCAACTTGCTCGTGACGATGGAGACCTGCGCGGAGAACTGGTGGCGCGCACCGGGACGGCCAACGTGCTCGTATGGCAAGGCCGCTGGCCCGAAGCCGAACTCAAGTACCGTGAGGCGCTGGCGCTGATCGGCACTGTGGAGCCCGCGGAATTTGCGCAGGAGCTGGTGCCTCTGTTCTACAACCTGGGCATGCTCGCCACCCGTATGGCACGCCTTGGTGAAGCCGAGGAGTGGCTTGCCCGCGCGTTCCAGCTTGCGGAGAACGGCGAGTCCACGGTGGATCTGGCTGCCTGCCACATCAACCTCGCGCAACTCCGCGAAAAGCAGGGTCGGTTCGAGGAGGCCCATGCGGCCTATGACCAGGCGCGGGCGCTTCCGGTCCCGCCCGCCATCCTCTCGGCCATTGCGAGTGACCTTGCGGATCTCAGCATTCGTGATGGTCACGTGAGCCAGGCCGAAGAGTGGGGCCGAGTGGCCGAAGAGCATGCGATTGCCGCCGGGAGTGCGTACATCCTGGGTCGCATGTACCAGGGGCGTGGCAACATCGCCCGGGCGCGAGGCGACGAGGACGGGTTCACCTTCTACGAGAAGGCGCTGGAAATTTCTCGCGAGAAGGGCTACCCCTATCTGGAGGCCGAAACGCTGGCCGATTACGCCGAACTGCGGCGCCAGTCCGGGGGGGTCGAGGAAGCATCGGCATACCTGGAGCGGGCGCGCGACATCTTCAACGAACTCGGCGCCGTCCGGGACGTCGCGCGCGTGCAGTCCACGCTGAGTGAATTGGCGGCATCCATCCAGGTGCCCGTAGTGGCTGGCGACTGA